A region from the Salvelinus sp. IW2-2015 linkage group LG19, ASM291031v2, whole genome shotgun sequence genome encodes:
- the LOC111979429 gene encoding epidermal growth factor receptor, protein MKTSLKNTMATQFQVWIIFNSLVSLVSCALPEKKVCQGITNRFSLLGSKEGHYLNMVKTYSNCTIVLENLEVTHMEDHHDLSFLRSIQEVGGYVLIALNTANRIPLDNLRIIRGHTLYNDGFALAVLMNHNKSMGAGTTELSLTSLTEILKGGVKFSGNQLCNVETIQWLDIVDIDSKPNMQLPEPNRNRLCKKCDPGCFNGSCWAPGPEHCQTLTKLNCAQQCSKRCKGPSPIDCCNEHCAAGCTGPRPTDCLACRDFQDDGTCKDSCPRLLLYDRNLHQLVNNPDGKYNFGATCVKTCPHNYVVTDHGACVRTCSGGTYEVDEGGVRKCKKCDGLCPKVCNGLGMGKLDKILSINATNIDTFKNCTKINGNIAIIYTSIHGDPFTKAPKMDPAKLDVFKTVREITGYLLIQNWPENMTSLSPFENLEIIRGRTKHGTVSLAITQLTITHLGLRSLKEISDGDVVITKNSNLCYTKKRHWKQLFKSDRQTIQLESNAHADACGLQNNTCDTMCTRYGCWGPGPTMCFACQDYSRTGSCVDSCNLLEGEPRETEVNKTCVECHPECLLLNGTQTCTGPGQEQCTQCANFKDGNNCVLGCPRGVPGVAGGKNTFIWKYADKMKVCQLCHQNCTQGCTGPGLKGCQSIGNSGLSVIAAGVVGGLLAFLIMGLSVFVLLRRRHIKRKRTLRRLLQERELVEPLTPSGEAPNQALLRILKETEFKKIKVLGSGAFGTVYKGLWVPEGEDVKISVAIKVLREATSPKANREILDEAYVMASVDNPHVCRLLGICLTSTVQLVTQLMPYGCLLDYVKENKDNIGSQYLLNWCVQIAKGMSYLEERHLVHRDLAARNVLVKTPQHVKITDFGLAKLLNADEKEYHADGGKVPIKWMALESILHRKYTHQSDVWSYGVTVWELMTFGTKPYDGIPANEIAGVLEKGERLPQPPICTIDVYMIMVKCWMIDAXSRPRFRELIAEFSKMARDPPRYLVIQGDDRMHLPSPTDTKFYQSLISGEDMEDAVDADEYLVPQHSFFSSPSTSRTQLLHSMSQNSTLNSSIGLCHSRNGNGFPVREGSMVLRYIADPTDRFLDHAFQPSPDYMNQNGVSDMMNPVYQHPGAPRTLLPTISSDDTETEYLNCYKNEAVGPEYLNTLQPSLLSPITSSGLTTTANSLFPMFNGLSSPSSNGLSPTSNGGLHCVQKYQPPNSIDNPDYQQDFTPSVKTHANGHIPAAENTEYLGPN, encoded by the exons TATGCCAGGGCATCACTAACCGGTTCAGCCTTCTGGGGTCAAAAGAGGGCCACTACTTGAACATGGTAAAGACCTACAGCAATTGTACCATTGTCCTGGAGAACCTGGAGGTCACACACATGGAAGACCACCATGATCTGTCTTTCCTCAGG TCCATTCAGGAGGTGGGTGGCTATGTTCTGATCGCCCTCAACACAGCCAACAGGATTCCCCTGGACAACCTGCGCATCATCCGAGGCCACACTCTCTACAACGATGgctttgccctggctgtgttgaTGAACCATAACAAGTCAATGGGAGCAGGCACCACCGAGCTGTCTCTGACCAGCCTCACAG AGATCCTGAAAGGAGGAGTGAAGTTCTCAGGCAACCAGCTGTGTAACGTGGAGACCATCCAGTGGTTGGACATCGTGGACATTGACAGCAAACCCAACATGCAGTTACCTGAACCCAACAGAAATCGTCTCT GTAAAAAATGTGATCCTGGATGCTTCAATGGTTCATGTTGGGCGCCCGGCCCAGAACACTGCCAGACAT TGACGAAGCTGAACTGTGCCCAGCAGTGCTCTAAGAGGTGTAAGGGTCCGTCTCCCATCGACTGCTGCAACGAACACTGTGCTGCAGGctgcactggacccagacctacagactgtctg GCCTGCCGGGACTTTCAGGATGACGGGACGTGTAAAGACTCGTGTCCGCGCCTCCTGCTCTATGACCGCAACCTTCACCAACTAGTCAACAACCCAGACGGGAAGTACAACTTCGGGGCCACCTGCGTCAAGACCTGCCCTC ATAACTATGTGGTGACAGACCATGGAGCGTGCGTTCGGACGTGCAGTGGTGGCACGTACGAAGTGGATGAGGGAGGGGTCAGGAAGTGCAAGAAGTGTGATGGACTGTGCCCCAAAG TTTGCAATGGACTTGGAATGGGGAAACTTGACAAAATTCTGTCAATCAACGCCACCAACATTGACACGTTCAAAAACTGCACCAAAATCAATGGGAACATTGCTATTATCTACACGTCTATCCATGG GGACCCATTTACCAAAGCACCAAAGATGGATCCTGCCAAGCTAGACGTTTTCAAGACGGTCAGAGAAATCACTG GCTATCTGCTGATTCAGAACTGGCCAGAGAACATGACATCCCTCAGTCCCTTTGAAAACCTGGAGATTATTCGAGGACGGACCAAACA tGGTACGGTGAGCTTGGCCATAACCCAGTTAACCATCACCCACCTGGGTCTTCGCTCGCTGAAGGAGATCAGCGATGGAGACGTGGTCATCACCAAGAACTCCAACCTCTGCTACACCAAGAAACGCCACTGGAAGCAGCTGTTCAAGTCCGACAGGCAGACCATACAGCTGGAGAGCAATGCCCACGCAGACGCATGCG GGCTGCAGAACAACACATGTGACACAATGTGTACCAGATATGGCTGCTGGGGACCTGGACCCACCATGTGTTTCGCCTGTCAGGACTACAGCCGAACAGGAAGCTGTGTAGACTCCTGTAACCTACTAGAGGG GGAGCCACGTGAGACTGAAGTGAATAAGACGTGTGTGGAATGTCACCCTGAGTGTCTGCTCCTCAATGGAACCCAGACCTGCACTGGACCA ggcCAAGAGCAGTGTACCCAGTGCGCTAACTTCAAAGACGGCAACAACTGTGTCCTGGGGTGCCCTAGAGGGGTGCCAGGGGTGGCAGGGGGCAAGAACACCTTCATCTGGAAATATGCAGATAAGATGAAGGTGTGCCAGCTGTGCCACCAGAACTGTACCCAGGG ATGCACCGGTCCTGGTCTGAAAGGCTGTCAGTCTATAGG TAACTCTGGCCTATCAGTGATCGCGGCTGGTGTGGTGGGTGGGCTGCTTGCCTTCCTCATCATGGGCCTGTCTGTCTTCGTGTTACTGCGGCGACGCCACATCAAGAGGAAGAGAACCCTGCGAAGACTACtccaggagagagag TTAGTTGAACCGTTGACCCCCAGTGGTGAGGCGCCCAACCAGGCTCTGCTCCGCATTCTCAAAGAGACAGAGTTTAAGAAGATCAAAGTGTTGGGATCAGGGGCCTTCGGCACTGTCTACAAG GGTCTGTGGGTCCCTGAAGGAGAGGATGTGAAGATCTCTGTGGCCATCAAGGTTTTAAGAGAGGCCACATCACCTAAAGCCAACAGGGAGATCTTGGAC GAGGCCTATGTGATGGCCAGCGTGGACAACCCCCATGTGTGTCGTCTGCTGGGCATCTGCCTGACCTCCACAGTGCAGCTGGTCACCCAGCTCATGCCCTACGGCTGTCTGCTGGACTACGTCAAGGAGAACAAGGACAACATCGGATCCCAGTACCTCCTCAACTGGTGTGTGCAGATCGCCAAG GGGATGAGCTACCTGGAGGAGCGTCACCTGGTGCACCGGGACCTGGCAGCGAGGAACGTCCTGGTGAAGACCCCTCAGCACGTCAAGATCACGGACTTTGGCCTGGCCAAACTCCTCAACGCTGACGAGAAGGAGTACCACGCAGACGGAGGAAAG GTACCAATCAAATGGATGGCACTGGAGTCCATCCTCCACAGGAAATACACACATCAGAGTGATGTTTGGAGCTATG GTGTGACCGTGTGGGAGCTGATGACATTTGGGACCAAGCCCTATGACGGCATCCCAGCCAATGAGATAGCAGGGGTGCTGGAGAAAGGGGAGCGGCTGCCCCAGCCTCCCATCTGCACCATAGACGTCTACATGATTATGGTCAAATGTTGGATGATCGACGCAGASAGCAGGCCTCGTTTCCGGGAGCTGATAGCTGAgttttccaagatggcgcgggATCCCCCACGTTATCTTGTCATCCAG GGTGACGACCGAATGCACCTCCCAAGTCCCACAGACACCAAGTTCTACCAGAGCCTAatcagtggagaggacatggaggacGCTGTGGACGCAGACGAGTACCTGGTACCTCAGCACAGCTTCTTCTCCAGCCCCAGTACCTCCCGTACCCAGCTCCTACACTCTATG AGCCAAAACAGCACATTGAACAGCAGCATTGGATTGTGCCACAGCAGAAATGGG AATGGGTTCCCTGTCAGAGAAGGAAGCATGGTTCTCCGGTACATTGCTGACCCCACAGACAGGTTCTTGGACCATGCCTTCCAGCCATCTCCAG ACTACATGAACCAGAATGGAGTGTCGGACATGATGAACCCCGTATACCAGCACCCCGGTGCCCCTCGAACCCTCCTCCCCACCATTTCCTCAGACGACACAGAGACAGAGTACCTGAACTGCTATAAGAACGAGGCAGTGGGGCCTGAGTACCTCAACACCctccagccctctctcctctcccccatcacCTCCAGTGGCCTCACCACCACCGCTAACAGCCTTTTCCCCATGTTCAATGGTCTCTCCTCCCCGAGCTCCAATGGCCTCTCCCCCACTTCCAATGGCGGTCTCCACTGCGTCCAGAAATACCAACCCCCGAACAGTATAGATAACCCAGACTACCAGCAGGACTTCACCCCTTCCGTCAAGACCCATGCCAACGGACACATCCCGGCCGCAGAGAACACAGAGTACCTAGGCCCAAACTGA